CGGCCAGCTGAAGGGCCTGGAGCCGGGCACAACCGAACACACCCGGGTGCGCGGGGCCCTCATCGAGGCCAACCTCCCGCTCGTCCGGTACGCGGCCGCTCGCTTCCGCAGCCGCAACGAGCCGATGGAGGACGTGGTCCAGGTCGGCACCATCGGCCTGATCAACGCCATCGACCGGTTCGACCCGGACCGCGGCGTGCAGTTCCCGACCTTCGCGATGCCGACCGTCGTGGGCGAGATCAAACGATACTTCCGCGACAACGTCCGCACCGTCCACGTACCGCGCCGCCTCCACGAGCTGTGGGTCCAGGTCAACGCCGCCACCGAGGACCTCACGACGCTCCACGGGCGCACCCCGACCACCCCGGAGATCGCCGAACGGCTGCGCATCACCGAGGACGAGGTGCTGTCCTGCATCGAGGCCGGGCGCAGCTACCACGCGACCTCGCTGGAGGCCGCCCAGGAGGGCGACGGCATGCCCGGGCTGCTGGACCGCCTCGGCTACGAGGACCCGGAGCTGGCCGGGGTCGAGCACCGCGACCTGGTCCGCCACCTCCTCGTACAACTGCCCGAGCGCGAACAGCGGATCCTGCTCCTGCGGTACTACAACAACCTGACGCAGTCGCAGATCAGTGCCGAGCTCGGGGTCTCCCAGATGCACGTCTCGCGGCTGCTCGCCCGGAGCTTCGCCCGACTGAGATCCGCAAACAGGATCGAGGCGTAACCGTAACGAGTGGAGATCATCCGCATGTTTCCCGACAGATCGGGCTGATCGCCCTCCGGCCGCTCCTGTCGCTGGAGATATATGTCGACTTGGCGCTACAGCGTGTTGCCGACATGTGACATTCTGCTTGAACCGCGTTTGCCGCAGCCCCGCCTCCGGTATTCAGGTGGAGGCTGCGTTCCTCCGACGGGCGCGCCGTACGCGACCGTCCGCGACCTCAAGGGGGTGGCATGTCCGTAGACCAGGGCAGCTCCAAGGTGCTCACGCTCGTCAAGAGTGTGACGCCGTCGGCAGTGTCCGACCGCTCGGAAGCCATCGACACCCGCACCCTCTCCCGCTCCCTCTTCCAGCGACTCGCCGCCCTGGACGCGGACAGCCCCGAACGGGCGTACGTACGCGACACCCTGATCGAGCTGAACCTGCCCCTCGTGCGGTACGCCGCGGCCCGGTTCCGCAGCCGCAACGAGCCGATGGAGGACATCGTCCAGGTCGGCACCATCGGCCTGATCAAGGCGATCGACCGCTTCGACTGCGAACGCGGCGTGGAGTTCCCGACGTTCGCGATGCCGACCGTCGTGGGCGAGATCAAACGATTCTTTAGGGACACCTCCTGGTCCGTCCGCGTCCCGCGCCGGCTCCAGGAGCTGCGCCTGGCGCTGACCAAGGCCAGCGACGAGCTCGCCCAGAAGCTGGACCGCTCGCCGACCGTGCCGGAGCTCGCCGCGGTGCTAGGGGTCTCGGAGGAGGACGTGGTCGACGGTCTCGCCGTCGGCAACGCCTACACCGCCTCCTCGCTCGACTCGCCCTCTCCTGAGGACGAGGGCGGCGAGGGCTCGCTCGCGGACCGCCTCGGCTACGAGGACACCGCGCTCGAAGGCGTCGAGTACCGCGAGTCCTTGAAGCCGCTGCTCGCCAAACTCCCGCCCAGGGAACGGCAGATCATCATGCTGCGCTTCTTCGCGAACATGACGCAGTCGCAGATCGGCGAGGAGGTCGGCATCTCCCAGATGCACGTCTCCCGGCTGCTGACCCGCACCCTCGCGCAGCTGCGCGTAGGCCTCATCGGAGAGTGACCGGGCTCCGCCCGCTTCCCAATTGACGATCCGTCAGGAAAACTGGCGCGATGCGAAAGGGATCGCGGGCGGCCACCACCCTCCTCGTCCTGTGCTGCACGGCGGCCGCCGGCCTCACCGGCTGCGGCGGGCCGGCACGGGACGGCTACGTCGCCGTGGGCGCCGCGGCCCCGGGCCCCGAACGGGGCGCGGGGGAGAACGTGGCGCCCCAGGGTCAGGTGGAGTTCCAGCAGCTCGGCGGCCCGTCCGCGGCGGGCGGCTCCTCCGCGTCGTCCGGTACGTCGGCCGACGCTCCGGGATCCCGGCCCCCGGGCGGCTCCACTCCGGGCGGAGCCACGGCCACCGCCCCCGGCGGCTCCGCGGGCACCCCCGGCACCCCGGCCGGCCCCGGGCAGACCACACCGGCAGCGGGCACGCCGAACGCTCCCGGCACGCCGTCGGGCTCACCCGCGAGCCCGGGCTCCCCGTCCACCAAGCCCGGCACCACACCCCCGGCCCCGCCCGCGACCCCGGCGAAGCTGACGCTGTCCACGCCGACGAGGGCGGCCGCGGCCGACCGCTGGTGCGAGCGGGTCACGGTGACCTTCACCAACACGGGCACGACGGCGGCCCGTGCGGGCACGGTCAGCTTCGCGACGCACATCATCGGCGCCCTCGGCATCGACTGGGCCACGATCACCACGGCCCAGCCGCTGCCGACGCCCCTCGCGGGCGGAGCCTCGAAGACGCAGACCTACACCGTGTGCGTGGAGGCCTGGCGGGTGCCGCTGGGCATGCACGTGGACACCCGGAGCGTCACCGCCACCTGGAGCTGAGGCCGGCGCGTCCGGCCCCCGCCGGGTCCGTCAGTGCAGGACCACCCAGGCGGCCGCGCCGATCATGAGGACGAGCGCGATGATCAGCGCCACCTTGGCGGTCGAGCCCGAGGACCCGGACCGCTCCTGCTCCGCGGCGCGGCGCTGCTGGCGGGAGCCGGGTCCCGCCGGGCGGGCTGGTGCGGCCTCCTCGACGAAGGCCCGGAACATCTGCGTGCTGCCCGCGGGGTCGTAGTTGCCCTCGGGGACCTGTGAGTTGTGGTTCTCAGCCATGGAGCAGGACCCTAGCCGGTTTTCCGATTCCTTTACCGCCCCACCCCCCAGATTCGTTTGCCTGTAGCAACCATTCGCTTCTATGGTTGCCTAAAGCAACAAGATGGAGGAACCCGGTGACGATGACCGCTCCGCCGACTCCGCCGGCTCCGGCCGCTCCGCCCACTCCGCACGAGGAGCTGGCCCGCCAGCTCACCGGAATCGGCGCGGTCAAGCGCGAGCTCGCCCGCAGCCTGCCCCCGGACTGCCCGCCCGGCGCAGCCGCCGTCCTCACCGTGCTCGACCGGCACGGAGAGATGCGGCTGAGCCGGCTGGCCGAGTTCATGGCCGTGGACATCTCGGTGACCAGCCGGCACGTCACGCACGTCGCCGACCGCGGCTGGATCGAGCGCGAGACCGACCCGGGCGACGGACGCTGCCGGATCCTGCGGCTCACCCCGGCCGGCCGGGCGCTGCTCGCCCAGCTGGGCGCCCGCTACACGGCCGCACTGGAGAGAGCACTCCACGGCTGGTCCGCCCAGGACATCGACGTGCTCAACACCCTGCTGGCCCGACTCCGATCGAGCTTCTAGACGAAGGAAAGACATGGCCCCGTCGGAGACGACGACCGACAACACACCCACCTCCGCGGCCGCGGGAGCATCCACTTCCGCGGCCGTGACCATGACCCACCCGCAGATCATGAAGGCGCTGTCCGGGCTGATGCTCGGCATGTTCGTGGCGATCCTGTCCTCCACGATCGTCTCCAACGCCCTGCCCCAGATCATCAGCGACCTCGGCGGCACCCAGTCCTCGTACACCTGGGTGGTCACCGCCGCCCTGCTGTCGATGACGGCGGCCACCCCGCTGTGGGGCAAGCTGTCCGACCTCTTCAGCAAGAAGCTGCTGGTCCAGGTCTCCCTCGTGATCTACGTCCTCGGTTCCGTGGTCGCGGGCCTGTCCCAGAACACCGGC
Above is a genomic segment from Streptomyces sp. NBC_01233 containing:
- a CDS encoding MarR family winged helix-turn-helix transcriptional regulator, yielding MTAPPTPPAPAAPPTPHEELARQLTGIGAVKRELARSLPPDCPPGAAAVLTVLDRHGEMRLSRLAEFMAVDISVTSRHVTHVADRGWIERETDPGDGRCRILRLTPAGRALLAQLGARYTAALERALHGWSAQDIDVLNTLLARLRSSF
- a CDS encoding RNA polymerase sigma factor SigF, translated to MSVDQGSSKVLTLVKSVTPSAVSDRSEAIDTRTLSRSLFQRLAALDADSPERAYVRDTLIELNLPLVRYAAARFRSRNEPMEDIVQVGTIGLIKAIDRFDCERGVEFPTFAMPTVVGEIKRFFRDTSWSVRVPRRLQELRLALTKASDELAQKLDRSPTVPELAAVLGVSEEDVVDGLAVGNAYTASSLDSPSPEDEGGEGSLADRLGYEDTALEGVEYRESLKPLLAKLPPRERQIIMLRFFANMTQSQIGEEVGISQMHVSRLLTRTLAQLRVGLIGE
- a CDS encoding RNA polymerase sigma factor SigF, giving the protein MPTQQEPRQEPHQECRQESRQDPRQESLPESRPESRPEPLQEPRPEPPEEPPAPPRPPSRGADTRALTQVLFGQLKGLEPGTTEHTRVRGALIEANLPLVRYAAARFRSRNEPMEDVVQVGTIGLINAIDRFDPDRGVQFPTFAMPTVVGEIKRYFRDNVRTVHVPRRLHELWVQVNAATEDLTTLHGRTPTTPEIAERLRITEDEVLSCIEAGRSYHATSLEAAQEGDGMPGLLDRLGYEDPELAGVEHRDLVRHLLVQLPEREQRILLLRYYNNLTQSQISAELGVSQMHVSRLLARSFARLRSANRIEA